One stretch of Sinomonas terrae DNA includes these proteins:
- a CDS encoding PEP/pyruvate-binding domain-containing protein: MDDGDLSASGAPSPLTLPLESLRAADLPRAGGKGANLGELLAAGLPVPPGFVVPTAVYRAHAEAPGVDPEQAAKDPAKARAAITQTPLDPALLDAIAAALAKLPAGGAGTGGASTEGPRVAVRSSATAEDLPGAAFAGQQDTFLNVEGNEGVADAIRRCWASLWTDRAVQYRERQGIAPSDVAIAVVVQRMVDAEAAGVLFTANPLTGRRSELVVDAARGLGEAVVSGEVTPEHLVLGRDGEVRSRVSGRDGQVLSEDDAKELAALAVRAEEHFGVPQDIEWAVADGRVMLLQARPMTALPLEPPTLNGIQRIVAPFFLEMFTVRPYPLDVTGWLGPGVIRMLDLMAGSVGVRFPPLTQLLREREGVALQLVPPQPRPTFRTIGAPLALIRRVRRYRSERWTEDPRVREFGAAIAALDAETPSSLTWHDLLDRVDRCNSAMVAVGLLRAAYLPGALLPVVPLRALLAVLGLGRLASALVAGAPTSTRAGNDALEGLADVVRGDPALGEAARGLGPDQFLQAIRNRPEFAAFNSELTKFLAEYGHRESVSVVIATAPAWRDDPTPVVALIQSLAQAPRPEPMERPGEEALRELLAHPLVRGPAARLATGLVEASRRGFAFREDTHALATKVMPPLRATFVELGRRLRGVGAIAASEDVFHLRLEELRALPAPEAIDDVDRSRVRDLVARRAALRREYAGVPMLDLATVLPAGAGTGGAGGGAAALLTGTAASGGVAEGPVRIIRGPAEFGDLRSGEVLVCPNTNPSWTPLFARAAAVVVDTGGLGSHAAIVAREYGVPAVMGTGRGTSTLKDGQRVRVDGSRGRVEAV, translated from the coding sequence ATGGACGACGGCGACCTTTCCGCCTCGGGCGCCCCCTCGCCCCTTACGCTGCCCCTCGAGTCCCTGCGTGCCGCCGACCTGCCGAGGGCCGGAGGAAAGGGAGCGAACCTAGGCGAACTACTGGCGGCTGGGCTTCCCGTCCCGCCCGGCTTCGTCGTGCCGACGGCGGTCTACCGCGCCCACGCGGAGGCCCCGGGCGTCGACCCTGAACAGGCCGCCAAGGATCCGGCGAAGGCCAGGGCGGCCATCACGCAGACCCCGCTCGACCCGGCCCTGCTGGACGCGATCGCCGCGGCGCTCGCCAAGCTCCCGGCCGGAGGCGCCGGCACCGGGGGCGCCAGCACCGAAGGACCCCGCGTCGCCGTCCGCTCCAGTGCCACCGCCGAGGACCTCCCGGGCGCGGCCTTCGCGGGTCAGCAGGACACGTTCCTCAACGTCGAAGGCAACGAGGGTGTAGCGGATGCGATCCGCCGCTGCTGGGCGTCCCTCTGGACGGACCGTGCAGTTCAGTACCGCGAACGGCAGGGGATCGCTCCGTCAGACGTGGCGATCGCCGTCGTCGTCCAGCGCATGGTCGACGCCGAAGCCGCGGGAGTGCTCTTCACGGCCAACCCGCTCACAGGGCGCCGGTCGGAACTCGTCGTGGACGCGGCGCGGGGCCTCGGCGAGGCCGTGGTCTCGGGGGAGGTGACCCCCGAACACCTTGTCCTCGGCCGCGACGGCGAAGTCCGCTCGCGGGTCTCCGGGCGCGACGGGCAGGTACTTTCCGAGGACGACGCGAAGGAGCTCGCTGCGCTCGCCGTCCGCGCGGAAGAGCACTTCGGGGTCCCGCAGGACATCGAGTGGGCAGTAGCCGATGGGCGGGTCATGCTCCTTCAGGCGCGGCCCATGACGGCGCTCCCGCTCGAACCCCCGACGCTCAACGGGATCCAGCGCATCGTCGCACCGTTCTTCCTCGAGATGTTCACGGTGCGCCCCTACCCGCTGGACGTCACAGGCTGGCTCGGGCCCGGAGTGATCAGGATGCTCGACCTCATGGCGGGCAGCGTCGGCGTGCGCTTCCCGCCGCTCACGCAGCTCCTGAGGGAGCGCGAGGGCGTCGCGCTCCAGCTGGTTCCTCCGCAACCGCGCCCGACTTTCCGCACGATCGGCGCACCGCTCGCCCTGATTCGGCGCGTTCGCCGGTATCGGTCCGAGCGGTGGACGGAGGACCCGAGGGTTCGGGAGTTCGGAGCAGCCATCGCCGCTCTCGACGCCGAGACGCCCTCGAGCCTGACCTGGCACGATCTTCTGGACCGCGTTGACCGCTGCAACAGCGCCATGGTCGCCGTCGGCCTGCTTCGTGCGGCCTACCTGCCCGGCGCACTCCTGCCGGTTGTCCCGTTGCGGGCTCTCCTCGCCGTCCTAGGTCTCGGGCGGCTTGCCTCGGCCCTCGTCGCTGGCGCCCCGACGAGCACGCGCGCGGGCAACGACGCGCTCGAGGGCCTCGCCGACGTCGTGCGCGGCGACCCGGCCTTGGGCGAGGCGGCCCGGGGGCTCGGGCCGGACCAATTCCTCCAAGCGATCCGGAACCGCCCCGAGTTCGCGGCATTCAACTCGGAGCTCACGAAGTTCCTCGCCGAGTACGGGCACAGGGAGTCCGTGAGCGTCGTCATCGCGACCGCGCCGGCCTGGCGCGACGATCCGACGCCGGTCGTGGCCCTCATCCAATCCCTTGCCCAGGCGCCGCGTCCCGAGCCCATGGAGCGGCCGGGGGAGGAAGCACTCCGCGAGCTCCTCGCGCACCCGCTCGTTCGGGGCCCGGCGGCCCGGCTGGCCACCGGGCTCGTCGAGGCCTCGCGTCGCGGTTTCGCCTTCCGCGAGGACACGCACGCCCTCGCGACCAAGGTCATGCCCCCGCTGCGCGCCACGTTCGTAGAGCTGGGGCGCCGCCTCCGCGGCGTGGGGGCCATCGCAGCGTCGGAGGACGTCTTCCACCTCCGGCTCGAGGAGCTCCGCGCGCTGCCCGCGCCTGAGGCGATCGACGACGTCGACCGCTCCCGCGTCCGCGACCTCGTCGCCCGCCGCGCGGCGCTCCGCCGCGAGTACGCGGGCGTGCCAATGCTCGATCTGGCGACCGTCCTTCCCGCCGGCGCTGGGACTGGCGGCGCGGGCGGTGGCGCCGCGGCGCTGCTGACGGGAACTGCCGCGAGCGGCGGTGTCGCAGAGGGGCCCGTGCGGATCATTCGAGGGCCAGCCGAGTTCGGCGATCTCCGTTCCGGGGAAGTGCTCGTCTGCCCGAACACGAACCCCTCCTGGACGCCGCTCTTTGCGCGGGCGGCCGCCGTCGTCGTCGATACGGGTGGGCTCGGCTCGCACGCCGCGATCGTCGCGCGCGAGTACGGCGTGCCGGCGGTCATGGGAACGGGGCGAGGGACGAGCACCCTGAAGGACGGCCAGCGCGTGCGGGTGGATGGAAGCAGAGGGAGGGTGGAGGCCGTATGA
- a CDS encoding phosphoenolpyruvate carboxykinase (GTP) encodes MGATRLRLLEGAPTTYEPLLSWVEEVAELTQPDRIHWVDGSEAEYRKLTDELVAAGTLTRLNPDLFPNSFAAFSDPADVARVEEQTFICSRNERDAGFTNNWMEPSEMKTKLKGLFSGSMRGRTMYVIPFVMGHLDAEDPKFGVEISDSAYVVASMRIMARIGTDVLKKIEETNAFFVPALHSVGAPLEPGQADVPWPCNPEKWIVHFPEERSIWSYGSGYGGNALLGKKCYALRIASVMARDEGWLAEHMLILKLTSPEKKVYNVAAAFPSACGKTNLALLDPTIEGWKVETLGDDITWMRFGKEGELRAVNPEAGLFGVAPGTGWGTNPNAMRAIAKGNSIFTNVALTDDGGVWWEGMTEEVPEHLTDWQGNEWTPEAGRPAAHPNSRFCTPIDQIDMLAPEYFAPNGVEVHAILFGGRRKTTIPLVTQSRTWANGIFMGATLSSETTAAAAGAVGVVRRDPMAMLPFIGYDAGDYLNHWVRLSAKGNAARLPKIFLVNWFRRTKDGGFAWPGFGDNSRVLKWAIERIEGAADAVETPIGFVPTPESLDLDGLDMTPEQVEEAVHFDADEWRAEVPGLEEWFARFGGSLPLSLTNELEGLKKRLG; translated from the coding sequence ATGGGCGCAACTCGTCTTCGGCTTCTTGAAGGAGCCCCTACCACCTACGAGCCCCTGCTGTCCTGGGTTGAGGAAGTCGCCGAACTGACTCAGCCTGACCGGATCCACTGGGTGGACGGTTCCGAAGCGGAATACCGCAAGCTGACTGACGAGCTCGTCGCCGCGGGGACGCTGACCCGGCTCAACCCCGACCTCTTCCCGAACTCCTTCGCCGCGTTCTCCGACCCGGCAGACGTCGCACGCGTCGAGGAGCAGACCTTCATCTGCTCACGCAACGAGCGCGACGCAGGCTTCACCAACAACTGGATGGAGCCGTCCGAGATGAAGACCAAGCTCAAGGGCCTCTTCTCGGGCTCGATGCGCGGCCGCACGATGTACGTCATCCCGTTCGTCATGGGTCACCTCGACGCTGAGGACCCGAAGTTCGGCGTCGAGATCAGCGACTCCGCGTACGTTGTCGCCTCGATGCGCATCATGGCCCGCATCGGCACCGACGTCCTCAAGAAGATCGAGGAGACGAACGCGTTCTTCGTCCCGGCGCTCCACTCGGTCGGTGCACCGCTCGAGCCGGGCCAGGCCGACGTCCCGTGGCCGTGCAACCCGGAGAAGTGGATCGTGCACTTCCCGGAGGAGCGGTCGATCTGGTCGTACGGCTCGGGCTACGGCGGCAACGCCCTGCTCGGCAAGAAGTGCTACGCCCTGCGCATCGCCTCGGTCATGGCCCGCGACGAGGGCTGGCTCGCCGAGCACATGCTCATCCTCAAGCTCACGAGCCCCGAGAAGAAGGTCTACAACGTCGCCGCCGCGTTCCCCTCGGCCTGCGGCAAGACCAACCTCGCCCTCCTCGACCCGACGATCGAGGGCTGGAAGGTCGAGACCCTCGGCGACGACATCACGTGGATGCGCTTCGGCAAGGAAGGCGAGCTCCGCGCCGTCAACCCCGAGGCGGGCCTCTTCGGCGTCGCCCCGGGCACCGGCTGGGGCACCAACCCGAACGCGATGCGCGCCATCGCGAAGGGCAACAGCATCTTCACGAATGTCGCGCTGACCGACGACGGCGGCGTGTGGTGGGAGGGCATGACCGAGGAGGTCCCCGAGCACCTCACGGACTGGCAGGGCAACGAGTGGACGCCGGAGGCCGGCCGTCCCGCCGCCCACCCGAACTCGCGCTTCTGCACGCCGATCGACCAGATCGACATGCTCGCGCCCGAGTACTTCGCGCCGAACGGCGTCGAGGTCCACGCGATCCTGTTCGGCGGTCGACGCAAGACGACGATCCCGCTCGTGACCCAGTCCCGCACCTGGGCGAACGGCATCTTCATGGGGGCCACGCTCTCCTCGGAGACGACGGCGGCCGCAGCTGGCGCCGTCGGCGTTGTGCGCCGCGATCCCATGGCGATGCTCCCCTTCATCGGCTACGACGCAGGCGACTACCTCAACCACTGGGTGCGTCTCTCGGCCAAGGGCAACGCGGCCCGGCTGCCGAAGATCTTCCTCGTGAACTGGTTCCGCCGCACGAAGGACGGCGGCTTCGCGTGGCCGGGCTTCGGTGACAACTCGCGGGTCCTCAAGTGGGCGATCGAGCGCATCGAGGGCGCAGCCGACGCTGTCGAGACCCCGATCGGGTTCGTTCCGACCCCGGAGAGCCTCGACCTCGATGGGCTGGACATGACCCCGGAGCAGGTCGAGGAGGCCGTCCACTTCGACGCCGATGAGTGGCGCGCCGAGGTCCCAGGTCTCGAGGAGTGGTTCGCCCGCTTCGGCGGCTCGCTTCCGCTGAGCCTCACGAACGAGCTCGAGGGCCTCAAGAAGCGCCTCGGCTAA